One region of Methanobacterium formicicum DSM 3637 genomic DNA includes:
- a CDS encoding tyrosine--tRNA ligase has product MDTDSTMKTIEQGALEVVTPEELKEKLEKDPKTAYIGYEPSGKVHLGHAITVKKMIDLQKAGFKIKILLADLHAYLNGKGSLEEIKEISEYNKQCFRALGLSEDTEFILGSSFQTEEDYTMKVYQLAISTTLTRARRSMAQISRDAEDHQVAEVIYPLMQVVDMLFLGVDLAVGGMEQRKIHMLARDNLPKLGFQSPVCIHTPLLHGTDGSDKMSSSKENFIAIDDEPEVINKKIKKSYCPAGEVEGNPVLEIAHHFIFSEKDTLLITRPDKFGGNLELTQEELIQMYGDGKLHPLDLKNGVAESLTEILEPVRDFLKNS; this is encoded by the coding sequence ATGGATACAGATTCAACAATGAAGACTATAGAACAAGGTGCACTGGAAGTGGTAACTCCAGAAGAACTCAAAGAGAAACTGGAAAAAGATCCAAAAACTGCTTACATTGGATACGAACCATCCGGGAAGGTGCACCTGGGACATGCCATCACCGTGAAGAAGATGATTGACCTGCAGAAGGCGGGTTTTAAGATAAAAATTCTCCTGGCAGACCTTCATGCTTACCTTAATGGCAAAGGAAGTTTAGAAGAAATCAAAGAGATTTCTGAATACAATAAACAGTGCTTTCGGGCGTTAGGACTTTCTGAAGACACTGAATTTATTTTAGGTAGTAGTTTTCAGACAGAGGAAGATTACACCATGAAAGTTTACCAGTTGGCTATCTCCACTACTTTGACCCGTGCCAGGAGGAGTATGGCCCAGATAAGCCGGGATGCTGAGGATCACCAGGTTGCTGAGGTTATCTACCCCCTGATGCAGGTAGTTGATATGCTGTTTTTAGGGGTGGATCTGGCAGTAGGTGGTATGGAGCAGAGGAAAATCCATATGCTGGCAAGGGATAACCTACCCAAATTGGGATTCCAGTCTCCAGTATGTATTCACACCCCACTACTGCATGGTACCGATGGCTCGGATAAAATGTCCTCCAGTAAAGAAAACTTCATAGCCATTGATGATGAACCTGAGGTAATTAATAAAAAGATAAAAAAGAGTTACTGTCCCGCAGGTGAAGTTGAGGGAAATCCAGTCCTGGAAATAGCACATCACTTCATATTCAGTGAAAAAGATACCTTGCTTATAACGAGGCCAGATAAGTTTGGGGGAAACCTGGAATTGACCCAGGAAGAACTGATACAGATGTATGGAGATGGCAAATTACATCCCCTTGATCTGAAAAATGGAGTTGCTGAAAGCCTGACGGAGATTCTGGAACCAGTAAGAGATTTTCTTAAGAATTCGTAG